A portion of the Edaphobacter lichenicola genome contains these proteins:
- a CDS encoding prolyl oligopeptidase family serine peptidase → MQLRSRKTVVLTAFAIATTLGVHAKAQNSTEQPDKYVWLEDVSGEKSMAWVNAENERSAKVLQADPRFAELSATALKVLESPTRLPSPNLVVGEIYNTWQDAQHVRGILRKTTMASYLTPNPDWHTVIDYDALAAKDNEKWVQKGLRCLYPGGGLCLVALSAGGEDAETLREFDLKTGKFVEGGFVLPKSKQEVTWVDKNTLLVSRDWGPGSLTQSGYPFIVKLWKRGQPLDQAKEVYRGTEADVSAAASSLHDSQGHHAILFERGVNFFEREVALDTPSGPKKISTPAKSEINGLLDGQIIVTLNEDWKPEGSSTTLPQGSVVSLDLEAVRKDQVHLKPTVIFTPTTEEFAQETSITKNHLILTTLDHVQGRAYVYTRDGKNSWTRKKIDIPDNLSVDIATTDDSSNQFFLETTGFLTPSSLLLGDAATATLKPAKTLPAQFDASNMIVEQLQATSTDGTKVPYFVVRHKDIKYDGSNPTLMGAYGGFQVSETPTYSGVLGKLWLERGGIYVMANIRGGGEFGPAWHEAGLKTHRQRIYDDFAAVGQDLVTRKITSPRRLGIVGGSNGGLLMGVEFTQHPEMWNAVVIQVPLLDMLGYEHIAAGASWVGEYGTVTNPDERKFLASISPYNQLNPNTNYPEPLIFTTTKDDRVGPVHARKFAAKLEEFHKPFYYDEIIEGGHAAGANLKEQANTRAEQYTYLTRKLMD, encoded by the coding sequence ATGCAGCTTCGTAGCCGCAAGACCGTAGTCCTGACAGCATTCGCGATAGCCACAACGCTGGGCGTCCACGCCAAAGCCCAGAACTCCACCGAACAGCCTGATAAGTACGTGTGGCTCGAAGACGTCTCAGGCGAAAAATCCATGGCCTGGGTCAACGCAGAAAACGAGCGCTCCGCCAAGGTCCTTCAGGCCGATCCACGCTTCGCGGAGCTGTCTGCAACCGCACTGAAGGTCCTCGAGTCCCCAACCCGCCTCCCTTCCCCTAACTTAGTCGTCGGCGAGATCTACAACACCTGGCAAGACGCGCAGCACGTACGCGGCATCCTGCGCAAGACAACGATGGCCAGCTACCTCACCCCGAACCCCGACTGGCACACCGTCATCGACTACGATGCCCTCGCCGCGAAGGATAACGAAAAGTGGGTACAGAAAGGCCTCCGCTGCCTCTATCCCGGCGGCGGACTCTGCCTCGTCGCCCTCTCAGCCGGAGGCGAGGACGCAGAAACCCTTCGCGAGTTCGACCTGAAGACCGGCAAGTTCGTGGAAGGCGGCTTTGTCCTCCCGAAATCGAAACAGGAGGTCACCTGGGTCGACAAGAACACCCTCCTCGTCTCACGCGACTGGGGTCCTGGCAGCCTGACTCAGTCCGGCTACCCATTCATCGTCAAACTCTGGAAGCGCGGCCAGCCACTCGATCAGGCCAAAGAGGTCTATCGTGGCACCGAAGCTGACGTCAGCGCCGCCGCGAGCTCTCTTCACGATAGTCAGGGACATCACGCCATCCTCTTCGAGCGCGGCGTCAACTTCTTCGAGCGCGAAGTTGCACTCGACACCCCCTCCGGTCCAAAGAAGATCTCCACGCCAGCCAAGTCCGAGATCAACGGTTTGCTCGACGGTCAGATCATCGTCACCCTCAACGAAGACTGGAAGCCGGAGGGCTCGTCCACGACTCTGCCTCAAGGCTCGGTCGTCTCGCTTGACCTTGAAGCTGTCCGCAAGGATCAGGTTCACCTCAAGCCCACCGTCATCTTCACGCCCACAACCGAGGAGTTCGCACAAGAGACCTCCATCACCAAAAATCACCTCATCCTCACCACGCTCGACCACGTTCAGGGCCGTGCCTACGTCTACACGCGCGACGGAAAAAACAGCTGGACGCGCAAGAAGATCGACATCCCCGACAACCTCAGCGTCGACATCGCAACAACGGACGACTCCAGCAATCAGTTCTTCCTCGAAACCACTGGCTTCCTTACACCGTCCTCGCTTCTTCTCGGCGACGCAGCCACTGCAACCCTCAAGCCGGCCAAAACTCTCCCGGCCCAGTTCGACGCCTCGAACATGATCGTCGAGCAACTGCAGGCCACCTCCACAGATGGAACCAAGGTCCCCTACTTCGTCGTCCGCCACAAAGACATCAAGTACGATGGCTCCAACCCCACGCTCATGGGTGCCTACGGCGGCTTCCAGGTCTCGGAAACCCCAACCTACTCCGGCGTCCTCGGCAAGCTCTGGCTCGAGCGCGGCGGCATCTACGTCATGGCCAACATCCGCGGCGGCGGCGAGTTCGGTCCTGCGTGGCACGAGGCCGGCCTCAAAACTCACCGTCAGCGCATCTACGACGACTTCGCCGCCGTCGGCCAGGACCTCGTCACCCGCAAGATCACCTCGCCTCGCCGCCTCGGCATCGTCGGCGGCTCCAACGGTGGCCTCCTCATGGGCGTCGAGTTCACCCAGCACCCAGAGATGTGGAACGCCGTAGTCATCCAAGTCCCCCTGCTCGATATGCTCGGCTATGAACACATCGCCGCTGGCGCCTCATGGGTCGGCGAATACGGCACCGTCACCAACCCCGACGAGCGCAAGTTCCTCGCCTCCATCTCGCCCTACAACCAGCTCAACCCCAACACCAACTACCCCGAGCCGCTCATCTTCACCACCACCAAGGATGATCGCGTGGGCCCCGTTCACGCACGTAAGTTCGCCGCCAAACTCGAGGAGTTCCACAAGCCCTTCTACTACGACGAGATCATCGAAGGCGGCCACGCAGCCGGAGCCAATCTCAAGGAGCAAGCCAACACCCGCGCCGAACAATACACCTACCTGACCCGAAAGCTGATGGACTAA
- a CDS encoding ABC transporter ATP-binding protein, which translates to MVPAVTTTGLTRRFGEFTAVQDVNLTVAPGQFFGFLGPNGAGKSTTIKMLTGLLAPTSGSIQILGLDAITNPIEVKRQIGVVPEGLALFGRLTAAEYLRFVGRMYGLDSATTGARTTELLDFMGLAGETRKLITDFSHGMQKKLALAAAVIHGPRILFLDEPFEGVDAIASGTLKAMLQGMIARGATIFLTSHVLEIVERLCTHIAIIDRGHLIANGSLEELRAGVQARNPEGNASTANQTLTLEQIFLSIVGSDPNAVHPEQELSWLG; encoded by the coding sequence ATGGTTCCCGCCGTTACCACGACAGGCCTCACCCGCCGTTTCGGCGAATTCACCGCCGTTCAAGACGTTAACCTCACCGTCGCTCCTGGCCAGTTCTTCGGTTTCCTCGGTCCCAATGGCGCAGGCAAATCCACCACCATCAAGATGCTCACCGGCCTCCTTGCCCCCACCTCTGGCTCCATTCAGATCCTCGGCCTGGACGCTATCACCAACCCCATCGAGGTTAAACGACAGATAGGCGTCGTCCCGGAAGGCCTGGCCCTCTTTGGCCGTCTCACCGCCGCCGAATACCTCCGCTTTGTAGGCCGCATGTACGGCCTCGACAGTGCAACGACCGGAGCCCGCACCACGGAACTCCTCGACTTCATGGGCCTCGCCGGAGAAACTCGCAAGCTCATCACCGACTTCTCCCATGGCATGCAGAAAAAGCTCGCCCTCGCCGCAGCCGTCATCCACGGTCCCAGAATCCTCTTCCTCGACGAGCCCTTCGAAGGCGTCGACGCCATCGCATCCGGCACGCTCAAGGCCATGCTACAGGGCATGATCGCTCGCGGCGCCACCATCTTCCTCACCTCACACGTCCTCGAAATCGTCGAGCGCCTCTGCACCCACATCGCCATCATCGACCGCGGCCACCTCATCGCAAATGGCTCTCTCGAAGAGCTCCGTGCCGGTGTCCAGGCCCGCAATCCCGAAGGCAACGCCAGCACAGCCAACCAAACCCTCACCCTCGAACAGATCTTCCTCAGCATCGTCGGCAGCGACCCCAACGCCGTCCACCCCGAGCAGGAGCTCTCATGGCTGGGCTAA
- the dxs gene encoding 1-deoxy-D-xylulose-5-phosphate synthase, translated as MSNILETINSPADVKKLTIPELTLLAEEIRARLIVGVSKTGGHIGPNLGVVELTLAMHYVFDTPTDSFVFDVSHQAYVHKLLTGREKLFHTIRQPGGLNGFMLRTESEHDSYGAGHAGTALSAALGMAVARDMSGGKEHIVALAGDAAFTNGISFEALNNIAAQTKRLIVVLNDNAWSIDKNVGAIAEYFHKIVTNPTVSSLHDKAADLLERFGGKTARHVVRKAEEAAKGLIGPGMLFEEFGLSYFGPLDGHNLPLLIETFKYLKQQNRPVVLHAITQKGRGFQPAIEKQKKFHGLGPYDAQTGETKAAGQKTYSEIFAESLTKLATANDKVVAITAAMPNGTALDLFRPHHPKRYFDVGIAEEHAVIFAAGMATKGYKPFCAIYSTFLQRAFDQIVHDVCLQNLPVVFCMDRGGLSGDDGPTHHGLFDISYLRSVPNLIHMVPKDEDELADMMYTAMLHEGPSAIRYPRGTGPGVAVKEQPVALEIGKAEVIRDGAEVAIFGLGAMLPEAQRLAELLRGEGFSAAVINPRFAKPVDRECVADFGGRCGLVVTLEDHVLAGGFGSAVMEALNDLELQVPVVRVGWPDAFIEHGKVESLREKYGLTAEAALEKARPYLAKMMDHVLAKHS; from the coding sequence ATGAGTAACATTCTTGAGACGATCAACTCTCCCGCCGATGTGAAGAAGCTGACGATTCCTGAACTTACGCTTCTGGCGGAGGAGATACGGGCGCGACTGATTGTCGGAGTTTCGAAGACGGGCGGACATATCGGGCCGAATCTTGGCGTCGTCGAACTGACCCTGGCGATGCACTATGTGTTCGATACACCGACGGATAGTTTTGTCTTCGATGTGAGCCACCAGGCTTATGTGCATAAGCTGCTGACCGGGCGAGAGAAGTTGTTTCATACGATTCGGCAACCGGGTGGGCTGAATGGGTTTATGCTGCGCACGGAGAGCGAGCATGACAGCTACGGCGCGGGGCACGCTGGAACGGCGCTGAGCGCTGCGCTGGGGATGGCGGTAGCGCGGGATATGTCGGGCGGTAAGGAGCATATTGTCGCGCTGGCGGGTGATGCAGCGTTTACGAACGGGATCTCTTTTGAGGCGCTGAATAATATTGCCGCGCAGACGAAGCGCCTGATTGTTGTGTTGAACGACAATGCGTGGTCGATCGATAAAAACGTTGGTGCGATTGCGGAGTACTTCCACAAGATTGTGACGAACCCGACGGTTTCGAGCCTTCATGACAAGGCGGCTGATCTGTTGGAGCGGTTTGGTGGCAAGACGGCGCGGCATGTGGTGCGCAAGGCAGAAGAGGCCGCAAAGGGACTGATCGGGCCAGGAATGCTGTTTGAGGAGTTTGGGCTAAGCTACTTCGGGCCGCTTGATGGACATAATCTCCCGTTGCTGATTGAGACGTTCAAGTATCTGAAGCAGCAGAATCGGCCGGTTGTGCTGCATGCGATTACGCAGAAGGGCAGAGGCTTCCAGCCTGCGATTGAGAAACAGAAGAAGTTTCATGGGCTAGGGCCGTATGACGCGCAGACGGGAGAGACAAAGGCTGCGGGGCAGAAGACCTACTCGGAGATATTTGCCGAGTCGTTGACCAAGCTGGCAACTGCGAACGACAAGGTGGTTGCGATTACGGCGGCGATGCCGAATGGGACTGCTCTCGATCTGTTCAGGCCGCATCATCCGAAGCGGTACTTTGACGTGGGGATTGCTGAAGAGCATGCGGTGATCTTTGCCGCTGGCATGGCGACGAAGGGATACAAGCCATTCTGTGCGATCTATTCGACGTTCCTGCAGCGGGCGTTCGATCAGATTGTGCACGATGTGTGTCTGCAGAATCTGCCGGTGGTGTTCTGCATGGACCGTGGCGGTCTGAGCGGTGATGATGGGCCGACGCACCATGGACTGTTCGATATCAGCTATCTGCGTAGCGTGCCGAATCTCATCCACATGGTGCCGAAGGATGAGGACGAACTGGCGGACATGATGTACACCGCGATGCTCCATGAAGGGCCTAGTGCGATTCGTTATCCGCGTGGGACCGGGCCTGGTGTTGCGGTGAAGGAACAGCCGGTCGCGCTTGAGATCGGAAAAGCTGAGGTGATTCGCGATGGGGCGGAGGTTGCGATCTTCGGACTGGGAGCGATGTTGCCAGAGGCGCAACGTCTCGCTGAACTGTTGCGGGGAGAGGGTTTTTCAGCGGCGGTGATCAATCCGCGATTTGCGAAGCCGGTGGACCGCGAATGCGTGGCTGACTTCGGCGGCCGATGTGGGCTGGTGGTGACGCTTGAGGATCATGTGCTGGCGGGTGGATTCGGTTCGGCAGTGATGGAGGCGCTGAACGATCTTGAGCTGCAGGTGCCGGTGGTGCGCGTGGGTTGGCCGGATGCGTTTATCGAGCATGGCAAGGTTGAGTCGCTGCGAGAGAAGTATGGTTTGACGGCAGAGGCTGCTCTTGAGAAGGCAAGACCTTATCTGGCGAAGATGATGGACCATGTGCTGGCAAAGCATTCCTGA
- a CDS encoding SRPBCC family protein: MRHTYHSEQWLPYSIDLVFAFFANPENLPRLMPPWQKARIEEAVFTAPPTPVGSAPSSRIEGVIAGAGSRITLSFKPLPYAPMRIPWEAEITEFVWNDHFCDDQLRGPFAYWHHCHSLRSETRTNTSGTLLRDEVKYELPLGKLGDLANHLFVTGQLHSTFAYRHKRTDELLSRQAPRS, from the coding sequence ATGCGCCACACCTACCACTCCGAACAGTGGCTTCCCTATTCAATCGACCTCGTCTTTGCCTTCTTCGCCAACCCCGAAAATCTGCCGCGACTCATGCCTCCCTGGCAGAAGGCTCGTATCGAAGAGGCTGTTTTTACAGCTCCACCAACGCCAGTCGGATCGGCTCCATCCTCTCGCATCGAAGGCGTCATTGCTGGAGCAGGATCGCGCATCACCCTCAGCTTCAAACCCCTTCCCTACGCTCCCATGCGAATCCCATGGGAAGCCGAAATCACAGAGTTCGTCTGGAACGATCACTTCTGCGACGATCAACTCCGCGGCCCATTTGCTTACTGGCACCACTGCCACAGTCTTCGCTCGGAGACTCGCACCAACACCTCTGGAACTTTGCTCCGCGACGAAGTCAAATACGAACTGCCTCTCGGTAAACTAGGCGACCTAGCGAACCACCTCTTCGTCACAGGACAGCTCCACAGCACCTTTGCCTACCGCCACAAGCGCACGGACGAACTGCTGTCTCGCCAGGCTCCACGTTCGTAG
- a CDS encoding fasciclin domain-containing protein: MKKTFLAVLAVAALAVTSLSAHAQKDPDVGGAAMYANKTIVENAANSPIHKTLVAAVKAAGLVDTLNGPGPFTVFAPTDDAFAKLPAGTVETLVKPENKDTLVKILTYHVVSGKVSAKELEKMIKKGGGKATLKTVQGEDLTATTSGGKIILTDAKGGTATVTTADVFQSNGVIHVIDTVLMPN, translated from the coding sequence ATGAAGAAGACATTCCTCGCAGTACTTGCAGTGGCCGCTCTGGCCGTAACCTCACTGAGCGCTCACGCCCAGAAAGATCCAGATGTCGGTGGCGCCGCTATGTACGCCAACAAGACCATCGTCGAGAACGCAGCCAACTCACCCATCCACAAGACCCTCGTCGCTGCCGTCAAAGCTGCCGGCCTGGTCGATACCCTCAACGGCCCCGGACCCTTTACCGTCTTTGCTCCAACCGATGACGCCTTCGCGAAACTCCCCGCAGGCACCGTCGAAACCCTCGTCAAACCCGAAAACAAAGACACGCTCGTCAAGATCCTCACCTATCATGTCGTCTCCGGAAAAGTCAGTGCGAAAGAACTCGAGAAGATGATCAAGAAGGGCGGCGGTAAGGCCACACTCAAGACCGTACAAGGAGAAGACCTCACCGCAACCACGTCCGGCGGCAAGATCATTCTGACGGACGCCAAGGGTGGAACAGCTACCGTTACCACAGCAGACGTCTTCCAATCCAACGGTGTCATCCACGTCATCGACACCGTCCTCATGCCCAACTAA
- a CDS encoding DUF2127 domain-containing protein, with product MQNESSISRGMIQAQEGEGHASGKRDRGLLLIGLFKLAKAIFFFCIGAGALHLLHKDLGDEILRLAVKLKFDPESRFVALLLDKVDLIDAHRLRQISVATFGYSALALTEGVGLLMEKVWAEYLTLVLTVSFLPWELYELVRRPDWFRLSLLLINLAVLAYLIWLLRRKRLLGGS from the coding sequence ATGCAAAACGAATCGAGCATCAGTCGCGGGATGATACAGGCGCAAGAGGGCGAAGGCCACGCCAGCGGTAAGCGAGACCGCGGCCTGCTGCTGATCGGCCTGTTCAAACTGGCGAAGGCGATTTTTTTCTTTTGTATCGGCGCGGGAGCACTTCACCTGCTGCATAAAGATCTGGGAGACGAGATATTGCGGCTGGCTGTAAAGCTGAAGTTCGATCCGGAGAGCCGGTTTGTCGCACTGCTGCTCGACAAGGTCGATCTGATCGACGCGCACCGGCTAAGACAGATCAGCGTTGCGACGTTTGGTTATTCGGCACTGGCTCTTACGGAAGGTGTTGGACTGCTGATGGAGAAGGTCTGGGCAGAGTATCTGACTCTGGTGTTGACCGTCTCGTTTTTGCCGTGGGAGCTGTATGAGCTGGTGCGTCGCCCGGATTGGTTCCGATTGAGCCTGCTGTTGATCAATCTGGCGGTGCTGGCTTACCTGATCTGGCTGCTTCGGCGGAAGAGACTACTGGGCGGGAGCTAG
- a CDS encoding division/cell wall cluster transcriptional repressor MraZ produces MFRGNHPTRVDEKGRLKLPAEFKRRVDELYGPQFYITSMDGKRAQVYPLKEWEQIEASLSKMSPMDPVRKKFQDVTNFYGQMAEMDAQGRVLIPQKLRELAKVTGEVNVLGSQTLLEVVNAELFDAEMKKASGAVELTDADLMAFADKTKAVA; encoded by the coding sequence ATGTTTCGGGGAAATCACCCAACACGGGTTGACGAGAAGGGGAGACTAAAACTCCCTGCCGAGTTCAAGCGCCGTGTGGATGAGCTGTACGGACCCCAGTTCTACATAACGAGCATGGATGGGAAGCGGGCGCAGGTTTATCCGCTGAAGGAGTGGGAGCAGATCGAGGCGTCGCTGTCGAAGATGTCCCCGATGGATCCGGTTCGGAAGAAGTTCCAGGATGTAACGAACTTCTATGGGCAGATGGCTGAGATGGACGCACAGGGCCGGGTGCTGATTCCGCAGAAGCTGCGGGAGTTGGCGAAGGTTACGGGCGAGGTCAATGTTCTGGGGTCGCAGACGTTGTTGGAAGTGGTGAATGCAGAGCTGTTCGATGCCGAGATGAAGAAGGCCAGTGGAGCGGTTGAGCTGACGGATGCGGATCTGATGGCATTCGCAGACAAGACGAAGGCAGTTGCTTAG
- the rsmH gene encoding 16S rRNA (cytosine(1402)-N(4))-methyltransferase RsmH, with amino-acid sequence MKSPQHVPVLLEEVLEYLNVRPGGVVVDATLGLAGHSSEIAKRLGGKGKLIGFDRDPEAMEKAKARLEVLRAELGDEMPEVVFEPRAFSEASSLIEPGSLDGLLADFGVSSLQLDEAHRGFSFRTDGPLDMRMDTRSGETAEQVVNQEDENELADLIYEFGEERRSRRIARAIVRARPITTTAELARIVSAEAPPMKGEKIHPATRTFQALRIRVNNELGEIQSLLKSAGSLLKPGGRLVLISFHSLEDRLVKDAFKAAKNAKVFEVLTKKPVVAAEQEQMRNPRSRSAKMRAAEKV; translated from the coding sequence ATGAAGAGTCCGCAACATGTGCCGGTTCTTTTAGAAGAAGTTTTGGAGTATTTGAATGTGCGGCCGGGCGGCGTGGTGGTTGACGCGACGCTGGGTCTGGCGGGGCACTCTTCGGAGATTGCGAAGAGGCTGGGCGGCAAAGGTAAGTTGATTGGCTTTGACCGCGACCCGGAGGCGATGGAAAAGGCTAAAGCAAGGCTTGAGGTTTTGCGGGCTGAGCTTGGAGACGAGATGCCGGAGGTGGTATTTGAGCCGAGGGCGTTTTCGGAGGCTTCGAGCCTGATTGAGCCGGGGAGCCTGGATGGATTGCTTGCTGATTTTGGCGTGAGCAGCCTGCAGCTGGACGAGGCGCACAGAGGATTTAGTTTTCGGACGGATGGCCCGTTAGATATGCGGATGGATACGCGCAGCGGGGAGACGGCCGAGCAAGTGGTAAATCAGGAAGACGAAAACGAACTCGCCGACCTGATTTACGAATTCGGAGAGGAAAGGAGGTCGCGGAGAATCGCCAGAGCCATTGTTAGGGCCCGGCCGATTACGACTACAGCAGAATTGGCTCGAATCGTATCGGCCGAGGCCCCACCAATGAAAGGCGAGAAGATTCATCCCGCTACTAGAACCTTTCAGGCACTTCGAATTCGCGTGAATAACGAGTTGGGAGAGATTCAATCGCTGCTGAAGAGCGCGGGGTCTCTGTTGAAGCCGGGAGGAAGGCTGGTGCTGATCAGCTTCCACTCTTTGGAGGACCGGCTGGTGAAGGATGCGTTCAAGGCGGCAAAGAACGCGAAGGTGTTTGAGGTTTTGACGAAGAAGCCGGTGGTAGCGGCAGAGCAGGAACAGATGAGAAATCCGCGGTCGCGTAGTGCAAAGATGCGGGCTGCAGAAAAAGTTTAG
- a CDS encoding FtsB/FtsL family cell division protein produces MAASAIAGRQMEMMGSRAQSRAESLTARNRELYEAQRRARRGPTPEVFFTKHIDNSRIVKADDPERRREMRTFTSVMSVLFVLVMTYVWQHFSAIEIGYHVEAQKMQVEQLREENRQLRLSEAQLTDPGRIDKLAKQLGLAEPQPGQVVRPEGGDPNAPVLAQANAPAMQIVQ; encoded by the coding sequence ATGGCAGCTTCGGCGATAGCAGGACGACAGATGGAGATGATGGGTTCGCGGGCGCAGAGCCGTGCGGAGTCGTTGACTGCGCGCAATCGTGAACTCTATGAGGCGCAGCGGCGTGCGCGGCGTGGACCGACTCCTGAGGTTTTCTTTACCAAGCATATCGACAACAGCCGCATCGTGAAGGCGGATGATCCAGAGCGCCGGCGAGAGATGCGGACGTTCACCTCGGTGATGAGCGTGTTGTTTGTGCTAGTGATGACTTATGTGTGGCAGCATTTTTCTGCGATCGAGATTGGTTATCACGTTGAGGCCCAGAAGATGCAGGTTGAACAACTGCGCGAGGAGAACCGGCAGCTTCGGCTCTCTGAAGCTCAGTTGACTGATCCGGGCCGGATCGACAAGCTTGCCAAGCAGCTTGGGCTGGCGGAGCCGCAACCTGGGCAGGTGGTGCGGCCGGAGGGTGGAGATCCAAACGCTCCAGTGTTGGCGCAGGCGAATGCTCCTGCGATGCAGATCGTGCAGTAG
- a CDS encoding penicillin-binding transpeptidase domain-containing protein codes for MNKAPRQTLTAPIRRIRFAYVALFFCCWTSLIALRLGWLQVVRHGDFVHRAALQQQRTFEVAPRRGMLYDRNLRELAVTVQVDSVYAVPSELGDNRASAAEILAEIVHADSRDNFTSQQQMLARFNASRNFAWVARKVDPEIADRLRELNLKGVYFQKEFKRFYPNNDLAAQVLGYVGTDDVGLGGLERQFDEDMHGEPGHMLTALDAKRHVLGSEESQPMPGENLVLSIDANIQYMAERALDAQMLKTKALHGTVVVQDPHTGQILALAISPRFNPNDQKHMDSSVLQNLAVSDVYEPGSTFKLVTYSAALDGAGVQPTDLVDCQNGAMTMYGRTLHDDHSDHFGVVTVQYALEHSSDVGAAKMALKLGPNKFYSYMRGFGFGDRSGIELPSETRGLLRAPKKWGATSILSMAIGQEVGVTPVQLVTMVSALANGGVYMPPHVLLQSTDEMKGDARLKPAAFRPSNQLPSTLPDGAHRVISEMTSAKMRMMMQGIVTEGTGKLAALNGYSSAGKTGTAQKIDVATHTYSHTKLVASFAGFAPVSNPAISIAVVIDTPTAGGEAAHYGGAASAPVFADVAQQVLEYLGVPHDQPLKTKKELQIAQKDAVDDSPADSTADLSAMFDDVNNLPADDPLRSPANAAADVAANEKPIVVPPTKAPSKTSGIVSLLPAKVLAAFQANGGTSSTSGNEGASARLAPTKVVPAVSVKDKGSVVVDAGLRVPVPSFEGVGLRGVVERADTVGLRVQAVGSGLAREQVPAAGTMVPAGTEVIVRFSR; via the coding sequence ATGAACAAAGCGCCACGGCAGACGTTGACCGCTCCGATACGGAGGATCCGTTTTGCGTACGTGGCGCTGTTTTTTTGTTGCTGGACGTCGCTGATTGCTCTACGGCTCGGGTGGTTGCAGGTCGTGCGGCACGGAGATTTTGTGCACCGCGCCGCGCTGCAGCAGCAGAGGACATTTGAGGTCGCTCCGCGACGGGGCATGTTGTATGACCGGAATCTTCGCGAGCTTGCGGTGACGGTGCAGGTGGACAGCGTGTATGCGGTGCCGTCGGAGTTGGGAGACAATCGCGCGAGTGCGGCGGAGATACTTGCGGAGATCGTTCATGCCGATTCGCGGGATAACTTTACGTCGCAGCAGCAGATGCTGGCGCGGTTCAATGCTTCGAGAAACTTTGCGTGGGTGGCGCGGAAGGTTGATCCGGAGATCGCTGATCGCCTGCGGGAGTTGAATCTGAAGGGGGTCTATTTTCAGAAGGAGTTCAAGCGGTTCTATCCGAATAATGATTTGGCGGCGCAGGTGCTTGGGTATGTGGGCACCGACGATGTGGGGCTGGGAGGATTGGAGAGGCAGTTCGACGAAGACATGCATGGCGAGCCTGGGCATATGCTGACGGCGCTCGATGCGAAGCGGCACGTGCTGGGTAGCGAAGAGAGCCAGCCGATGCCAGGTGAGAACCTTGTGCTGTCGATCGACGCGAACATTCAGTACATGGCGGAGCGGGCGCTGGATGCTCAGATGCTGAAGACGAAGGCGCTGCACGGCACGGTGGTGGTGCAGGATCCGCACACGGGACAGATTCTGGCGCTAGCGATTTCACCGCGGTTCAACCCAAACGACCAGAAGCACATGGATTCAAGCGTGTTGCAGAACCTGGCGGTGAGCGATGTGTATGAGCCGGGGTCAACGTTCAAGCTGGTGACGTATTCGGCGGCGCTGGATGGTGCGGGTGTGCAGCCGACGGACTTGGTGGACTGTCAGAACGGGGCGATGACGATGTATGGCCGTACGCTGCACGACGACCACAGCGACCACTTTGGCGTTGTTACAGTGCAATATGCGTTGGAGCACTCGAGCGATGTGGGCGCGGCAAAGATGGCGCTGAAGCTGGGGCCGAACAAGTTTTACAGCTACATGCGCGGGTTTGGATTTGGGGACCGGTCGGGGATTGAACTGCCGAGCGAGACGCGTGGTCTGCTGCGGGCGCCGAAGAAGTGGGGAGCGACGAGCATTCTGTCGATGGCGATTGGGCAGGAGGTCGGCGTGACGCCGGTACAACTGGTGACAATGGTGAGTGCGCTCGCCAATGGCGGGGTGTATATGCCGCCGCATGTGCTGTTGCAGTCGACCGATGAGATGAAGGGGGATGCTAGGTTGAAACCCGCGGCGTTTCGGCCATCGAATCAGTTGCCATCGACGCTGCCGGATGGAGCGCACCGGGTGATCTCGGAGATGACTTCGGCGAAGATGCGGATGATGATGCAGGGGATCGTGACCGAGGGTACGGGTAAGCTGGCGGCGTTGAACGGATATAGCTCCGCGGGCAAGACGGGGACTGCACAGAAGATTGATGTGGCGACGCACACGTACTCGCACACGAAGTTGGTGGCGAGTTTTGCGGGCTTTGCGCCGGTGAGCAATCCGGCGATCTCGATTGCGGTCGTGATCGACACGCCGACGGCTGGTGGGGAAGCGGCGCACTATGGTGGAGCGGCGAGTGCGCCGGTGTTCGCGGATGTTGCGCAGCAGGTGCTGGAGTACCTGGGAGTGCCGCACGATCAGCCACTGAAGACGAAGAAGGAGTTGCAGATCGCGCAGAAGGACGCTGTCGATGACTCTCCTGCCGATAGCACGGCGGACCTCAGCGCGATGTTTGACGATGTAAATAATTTGCCAGCGGATGATCCGTTGCGCTCGCCTGCGAATGCGGCCGCGGATGTTGCAGCGAATGAGAAGCCTATCGTCGTTCCGCCGACGAAGGCTCCGAGCAAGACCTCAGGGATTGTAAGTCTGCTGCCAGCGAAGGTGTTGGCGGCATTCCAGGCGAACGGCGGAACGAGTTCGACCTCGGGGAATGAAGGGGCTTCGGCACGATTGGCCCCCACTAAGGTTGTGCCTGCGGTCTCGGTGAAGGACAAAGGCTCTGTTGTGGTGGACGCAGGGCTGCGAGTGCCGGTGCCCTCTTTTGAGGGAGTGGGGCTGAGGGGCGTTGTAGAGCGTGCGGATACCGTGGGTCTGCGGGTGCAGGCGGTGGGAAGTGGATTGGCTCGTGAACAGGTGCCTGCGGCTGGAACGATGGTTCCTGCGGGAACCGAGGTCATTGTGCGGTTCAGTCGATAG